Within Pseudomonas cichorii, the genomic segment GAGTACCGCTCAGGGATACGGTGGCAATAGAACGCTGCATGCTTTGAGCTCCTGGATGAGCACAACCTCTTCGGGTCGTGACTGGATAGCACCGCATTCTCGGCCTGAATCGGCCTCATTAGAGGGGTGCGAGTAAAGTATTTCCCTGTCAAAATGCCAGATCAACATAAAGTGTACGAACTGGTTAGTTTTGCGTTCGATTATCGAACAAAAGCCATTTTCCTCGATTGACGCTGTTTCGATCAGTCCTCACCATCTGCCACACATTGCAGGATCACCGCGTGTCCGTTTTTCGCTTCACGGCAACAAACCCATAACAATTTCAAAAAACAGGAATATTGCTCATGTCTACCCTCCTTGCGCCGTCCGCTCTCACCTCGACACGCCCTTACCGGTCACTGGACCGACGATACCAGCAGGTCGTTCACGCGACCCGACCTGTCGACGCCTGAATCAACCCAGCGCACTCGAAGGGTTGAGCCTGTAAGATGCCGGCCCGTTGAATCGTTCAGAAGATGCCGTGAGCAACCGGCCACGGGCATAACGGTTCGACGATCTCACTTTTACAGGTACAGCGCCTGAGTCGAGTGGACTTCTCAATTCCGACTGTAGCGAACTGCACAGTCTTGGAACGGATGGTTAGAACATCATGATCAACACCCAAACCAACCCAGCCGCCCGGGCTGCCCGGGCGGGCATCGGCGAAAAGATTCGTGGCGCCATGGCCGTGGGCAAGACCCGCTGGGGCATGCTTGCCCTGGTGTTCTTTGCAACCACCCTGAACTACATAGACCGTGCAGCACTCGGTGTCATGCAGCCGATCCTGGCCAAGGAAATGAGCTGGACGGCGATGGACTACGCCAACATCAACTTCTGGTTCCAGGTCGGTTATGCGGTGGGCTTCATACTGCAAGGCCGGTTCATTGACCGGGTCGGCGTCAAGCGTGCTTTCTTCCTGGCCGTGCTGCTCTGGAGCCTGGCCACCGGCGCCCACGGCCTGGCGACATCCGCTGTCGGCTTCATGATCTGCCGCTTCATTCTGGGCCTGACCGAAGCTGCCAACTACCCCGCCTGCGTCAAGACCACACGCCTGTGGTTCCCGGCCGGGGAACGTGCAGTGGCCACCGGCATCTTCAACGCCGGGACCAATGTCGGCGCCATGCTGACCCCTGCCCTGCTGCCATTGATCCTGACCATCTGGGGCTGGCAGGCCGCGTTCATGGCCATGGGCTCGCTCGGTCTGTTCTGGGTCATCATCTGGCGCCTGAAGTATTACAACCCCGAAGAACACCCGACCCTGAGCAAGAGTGAACTGGACTACATCAACCAGGAAGTCGAGCCAGAGCCGGTCAAGGTGCCTTTCTCACATATCCTGAAGATGCGCGGCACCTGGGCGTTCGCCGTGGCCTATTCCCTGACCGCTCCAGTGTTCTGGTTCTACCTGTACTGGCTGCCGCCGTTTCTCAATCAGCAATACAACCTGGGCATCAGCGTCACGCAAATGGGTATCCCGCTGATCCTGATCTGGCTGACCGCCGACGTGGGCAGCATTGGTGGCGGCATCCTGTCCTCATGGCTGATCGGACGTGGTGTACGGGCAACCACCGCACGCCTGATATCGATGCTGATCTTCGCCATCACCATCTGCAGCGTGATCTTTGCCGCCAATGCCAGCGGATTGTGGGTTGCCGTACTGGCCATTTCGGTAGCGGTCGGTGCGCATCAGGCCTGGACGGCGAATATCTGGAGTCTGGTGATGGACTACACGCCCAAGCACATGATGAGCACCGTATTCGGCTTCGGCGGGATGTGTGCGGCCGTCGGCGGGATGTTCATGACCCAGTTGGTCGGCGCGGTCCTCACTGCCACCAATAACAACTACAGCGTGCTGTTCACCATGATCCCGGCGATGTACTTCATTGCCCTGACCTGGATGTTCTTCATGGCACCCCGCAAGGTGCCGAAGATCAGCGAGTAATAGAACGGCCACCTGTCAAACGCAACATCCGTAGGAATTTATTCGCGAGACGCCCGTACATCCGAAAAAAATGTATCGCCGTCAATGACGTCTCGCGGATAGATCCGCTCCTGCTCACCCCTTGCTACGCTGCTGCCACGCCGCAGCAAGCCCGCTCAGGCAGATGATCACGATGCCGACCTGGGCGATGGGTGACGGCATATGGTCGAAGACCATGAACCCCAGAAGGCCCGCAAAGACAATCTGGCAGTAACTGAACGGCGCCAGGATAGCCGGCGCGGTGAAGCGGAATGCCTGGGTCAGCAGCAAATGAGCGGACATCCCGCACGCCCCCAACGCCAATAGAAACGGCCAGTGCTTGAGCTCAGGCGTCTGCCAGAAAAACGGCACCAGCGCGCTCATCAGCAAGGTATTGAACAGACCGGCAAAGAAGTTGCTGGTGGTCGGGCTGTCGTACGGGCTGACCAGACGAGTCAGCAGTTGATAGATCGCAAAGCACAAGGCCGAAGACAGCGGCAGCAGAATCGCCGGAGTAAAGAGTTCACCGCCCGGGTGAATGATCACGATCACCCCCGAAAACCCCACCACCACCGCCAGCCATTGGCCCCGCGTGACACGCTCCTTCAATAATGGCACCGACAAGGCCGTGACCAGCAACGGCGCAAGAAAGTTGACCGCCGTGGCTTCAGCCTGGGGGATGAACATCAGGCTGCTGGTAAACAACAGGCTGGTACCCAGCAGGGCCAGCGCACGCAAGACCTGAAAGCCCGGTCGCTTGGTGCGCAACACCCGCAGCCCCGCCGACGGCATGAAAATGAACGCCATGAGCAGCGTATGAACCAGATAGCGCGCCCAGACCACCAGAATGATCGGATAGAAGCCGGAAAGGTATTTGGAGAGCGTGTCATGGCTGGCGAACAGAAAGGTCGCCAGCAGGATCAGGCCAATTCCCTTGAGGGGTTGATTGATACCGGATAGCGGCGTGCTGGTAGTGCTCATCGGGCTTCCTTGTTCTGGCATGCAACTGAAGAATATTCACGCGCCTCGCCCAGCGGGGCCGCAATCATTTTTGAGTGAGCATCGCAGGCAGTAATCGGGGCGTCTCGTTAAAATGTTCTAACCAGTTAATTTTTGGTCGATAATCGCACGAAATAGCATTTTTCCAATTGCAGACGCTTCTTTGGTCTTTACTATCAGAGCCAGTTGTACTGCCCACAAATAATGATAAGAAGGCTCCTACCTCATGCGCTTGAAATCCAACTGCAAAATCCTTTGCGGCTTTTCTGCGGCTATCACAGCCAGTCTCACTCCCACCTTCAGCCAGGCGGCAGGCTTCGTCGATGATGCCAAGGTGGGCTTGAACCTACGCAACTTCTTTATCAACCGCAACTTCGTCGACCCTGACAACGCCCAGAACGGCGCTCAGGAATGGACCCAGAACTTCATTCTCGACGCCCGCTCCGGCTTCACCCAGGGCACCGTCGGCTTTGGCGTCGATGTACTGGGGCTCTACTCCCTCAAGCTTGACGGCGGTAAAGGTTCCGGCGGTACACAACTGCTGCCGATACATGGTGACGGACGCCCCGCCGATGATTTCGGACGACT encodes:
- a CDS encoding MFS transporter; translated protein: MINTQTNPAARAARAGIGEKIRGAMAVGKTRWGMLALVFFATTLNYIDRAALGVMQPILAKEMSWTAMDYANINFWFQVGYAVGFILQGRFIDRVGVKRAFFLAVLLWSLATGAHGLATSAVGFMICRFILGLTEAANYPACVKTTRLWFPAGERAVATGIFNAGTNVGAMLTPALLPLILTIWGWQAAFMAMGSLGLFWVIIWRLKYYNPEEHPTLSKSELDYINQEVEPEPVKVPFSHILKMRGTWAFAVAYSLTAPVFWFYLYWLPPFLNQQYNLGISVTQMGIPLILIWLTADVGSIGGGILSSWLIGRGVRATTARLISMLIFAITICSVIFAANASGLWVAVLAISVAVGAHQAWTANIWSLVMDYTPKHMMSTVFGFGGMCAAVGGMFMTQLVGAVLTATNNNYSVLFTMIPAMYFIALTWMFFMAPRKVPKISE
- a CDS encoding DMT family transporter; translated protein: MSTTSTPLSGINQPLKGIGLILLATFLFASHDTLSKYLSGFYPIILVVWARYLVHTLLMAFIFMPSAGLRVLRTKRPGFQVLRALALLGTSLLFTSSLMFIPQAEATAVNFLAPLLVTALSVPLLKERVTRGQWLAVVVGFSGVIVIIHPGGELFTPAILLPLSSALCFAIYQLLTRLVSPYDSPTTSNFFAGLFNTLLMSALVPFFWQTPELKHWPFLLALGACGMSAHLLLTQAFRFTAPAILAPFSYCQIVFAGLLGFMVFDHMPSPIAQVGIVIICLSGLAAAWQQRSKG